One genomic region from Curtobacterium sp. 9128 encodes:
- a CDS encoding acyltransferase gives MSTTTLERTPVAAPARTRADTHGPLAHRATALDGLRTVAILAVMRYHLHVPGFEGGFIGVTVFFVLSGFLITTLLLGEHRRTGRVRLGTFWLKRMLRLYPALLVLVAAGLALWSWVGDYKGASFSAGEAAAIALTYTGNLFRAFWNTTQGVFAHTWSLSMEEQFYLVWPVVLVALFALRARRRLLLTGLGVVIAGGATASWLSYRTPSGGSTPDVYFSPVLGLVPLATGCLLAILLDDERVRAWAGGLAGHIGTWVGIALLVGVQYWIDDDWTQHAWTFGLLLPATGVVSAVLIGGLVSVRSPLSIALSWTPVAWFGRRVSYSAYLWHPLVIALLGTVAASAFGAFDWVWLMAGAILVAIGAAYAVEVPVERLRRRFREARRLLAAERAAAQTGG, from the coding sequence GTGTCGACCACCACGCTCGAGCGGACGCCCGTGGCCGCGCCCGCCCGGACACGAGCGGACACCCACGGCCCACTCGCCCACCGCGCCACCGCACTCGACGGCCTCCGCACGGTCGCGATCCTGGCCGTGATGCGCTACCACCTGCACGTCCCCGGCTTCGAGGGCGGCTTCATCGGCGTCACCGTCTTCTTCGTGCTCTCCGGCTTCCTCATCACGACGCTGCTCCTCGGCGAGCACCGGCGCACCGGGCGCGTCCGGCTCGGCACGTTCTGGCTGAAGCGGATGCTGCGGCTCTACCCGGCCCTCCTGGTGCTCGTCGCCGCGGGACTCGCACTCTGGTCGTGGGTCGGCGACTACAAGGGCGCGTCGTTCTCCGCCGGTGAGGCCGCCGCGATCGCCCTGACGTACACGGGCAACCTCTTCCGGGCGTTCTGGAACACGACGCAGGGCGTCTTCGCGCACACCTGGAGCCTGTCGATGGAGGAGCAGTTCTACCTGGTGTGGCCGGTGGTGCTGGTCGCGCTGTTCGCACTCCGCGCACGCCGTCGCCTGCTGCTGACCGGCCTCGGCGTCGTGATCGCCGGTGGCGCGACGGCATCGTGGCTGAGCTACCGGACGCCGAGCGGCGGTTCGACGCCGGACGTGTACTTCTCCCCCGTGCTCGGACTCGTGCCGCTGGCGACCGGGTGCCTCTTGGCGATCCTGCTCGACGACGAACGGGTCCGTGCGTGGGCTGGCGGTCTCGCCGGGCACATCGGTACCTGGGTCGGGATCGCCCTGCTCGTCGGCGTGCAGTACTGGATCGACGACGACTGGACGCAGCACGCGTGGACGTTCGGTCTGCTCCTGCCGGCGACGGGCGTCGTGTCCGCCGTGCTGATCGGCGGCCTCGTGTCGGTCAGGAGCCCCCTGTCGATCGCGTTGTCGTGGACCCCGGTGGCCTGGTTCGGTCGGCGCGTCTCGTACTCCGCGTACCTCTGGCACCCGCTCGTGATCGCCCTGCTCGGGACCGTCGCGGCGAGCGCCTTCGGGGCCTTCGACTGGGTGTGGCTGATGGCCGGGGCGATCCTGGTCGCCATCGGTGCGGCCTACGCCGTCGAGGTGCCGGTCGAGCGGCTCCGCCGCCGCTTCCGGGAGGCTCGGCGCCTGTTGGCAGCGGAGCGTGCCGCTGCGCAGACGGGCGGCTGA
- a CDS encoding NAD(P)/FAD-dependent oxidoreductase, whose protein sequence is MTAPRTGVLVAGGGPVGLFLGALLAHAGVDVQVWEARSSAPSGSRAIGIHPPSLDALDTIGAARPVLDEACLVRTGVARSRGRTLGTLSFALASATHPYVATLDQHRTEAILRARLAAVAPDALRTGTRLTALTRHADHVDAIGTGEDGPIGLRAAFVVGADGARSTVRRLLGIGTTGREYPEQYVMGDFADPEPDTARSSALVDVGPDGVVESFPLPGARRRYVVLTGRGASTTEEVSTDEVSADEVSADEVSADEVSAATLVRAVRERTDADVDADTCSMLGGFRVRRTEAERIGVGRALLIGDAAHEISPIGGQGMNLGWLDAAALAPLLTEAVRTGAAGPWPEYAARRQAVARRAARQAEANMALGRPATGPTALAREVLLRTALGLPSAHLLARVYAMRWS, encoded by the coding sequence GTGACCGCCCCGCGAACCGGAGTCCTGGTGGCCGGCGGTGGGCCCGTCGGACTGTTCCTCGGCGCACTCCTGGCGCACGCGGGTGTCGACGTGCAGGTGTGGGAGGCGCGGTCCTCGGCACCGTCGGGCTCACGGGCGATCGGCATCCACCCGCCGTCGCTCGACGCGCTCGACACGATCGGCGCCGCGCGGCCGGTGCTCGACGAGGCCTGCCTGGTCCGGACCGGCGTCGCCAGGAGTCGCGGGCGGACCCTCGGCACCCTGTCGTTCGCGCTCGCCTCGGCCACGCACCCGTACGTCGCCACCCTCGACCAGCACCGCACCGAGGCGATCCTCCGCGCGAGGCTCGCCGCAGTGGCTCCCGACGCGCTCCGTACCGGCACCCGGCTGACGGCACTGACACGGCACGCGGACCACGTCGACGCGATCGGCACCGGGGAGGACGGGCCGATCGGGCTCCGTGCCGCGTTCGTCGTCGGGGCGGACGGCGCCAGGAGCACGGTCCGCAGGCTCCTCGGGATCGGGACGACCGGTCGCGAGTACCCCGAGCAGTACGTCATGGGCGACTTCGCCGATCCGGAACCGGACACGGCGAGGAGCTCTGCCCTGGTCGACGTCGGGCCGGACGGCGTCGTCGAGTCCTTCCCGCTGCCCGGGGCGCGTCGCCGGTACGTCGTGCTCACCGGTCGCGGCGCGAGCACCACCGAGGAGGTCAGCACCGACGAGGTCAGCGCCGACGAGGTCAGCGCCGACGAGGTCAGCGCCGACGAGGTCAGCGCCGCGACGCTCGTCCGTGCCGTCCGGGAGCGGACAGACGCCGACGTGGACGCCGACACCTGTTCGATGCTCGGCGGCTTCCGGGTGCGGCGCACCGAGGCGGAGCGGATCGGCGTGGGACGTGCGCTCCTGATCGGGGACGCCGCGCACGAGATCAGCCCCATCGGCGGCCAGGGCATGAACCTCGGGTGGCTCGACGCCGCCGCACTCGCTCCGCTGCTGACGGAGGCGGTCCGCACCGGCGCGGCCGGACCCTGGCCGGAGTACGCCGCCCGCCGCCAGGCGGTCGCTCGGCGTGCCGCCCGCCAGGCGGAGGCGAACATGGCGCTCGGACGACCGGCGACGGGGCCGACGGCGCTGGCACGGGAGGTCCTGCTGCGGACGGCCCTCGGCCTCCCGTCAGCGCACCTGCTCGCCCGCGTCTACGCGATGCGGTGGTCCTGA
- a CDS encoding UbiA family prenyltransferase: MTSTARLLLASSHPGPTLTVTVLAAVIASVVGHPAWLVVLVAASVVAGQLSIGLANDWIDADRDRSVGRSDKPVAQGLIAVSTVRAAAFVTAGVAVVLSLFLGPVAAVAHLVLVGAGWAYDAGLKRSVWSVAPFVVAFGLLPVVAVAAGPAAQLPAPWAIATGAVFGIAIHCTNVLPDLVDDAATGVRGFPHRLGLHAAGVLAFASLVVAAGLVLVGQLGGDDPVRGVGVVLAVLGTVVVVVLAVVGIRLVLTGPPNRTLFRLVIVSSLVLVVELGFAGARLVA, translated from the coding sequence ATGACCTCCACGGCGCGGTTGCTCCTGGCCTCGTCGCACCCCGGCCCGACGCTCACCGTCACGGTGCTCGCGGCGGTCATCGCGAGTGTCGTGGGCCACCCGGCGTGGCTCGTCGTCCTCGTCGCCGCGTCCGTCGTCGCCGGGCAGCTGTCGATCGGCCTGGCCAACGACTGGATCGACGCCGACCGGGACCGCAGCGTCGGGCGGTCGGACAAGCCCGTCGCGCAGGGGCTGATCGCCGTGTCGACGGTCAGGGCCGCAGCGTTCGTCACCGCCGGGGTCGCCGTGGTGCTCTCGCTGTTCCTCGGCCCTGTCGCAGCGGTCGCGCACCTCGTGCTCGTCGGAGCCGGGTGGGCCTACGACGCCGGCCTGAAGCGGTCGGTCTGGTCGGTCGCGCCGTTCGTCGTCGCGTTCGGGCTGCTCCCCGTCGTGGCGGTCGCGGCCGGTCCCGCTGCGCAGCTCCCGGCACCGTGGGCGATCGCCACCGGGGCGGTGTTCGGCATCGCGATCCACTGCACGAACGTGTTGCCCGACCTGGTGGACGACGCGGCGACGGGGGTCAGGGGCTTCCCGCACCGGCTCGGGCTGCACGCCGCCGGGGTGCTCGCCTTCGCGTCACTGGTCGTGGCCGCCGGGCTGGTGCTCGTCGGGCAGCTCGGCGGGGACGATCCCGTGCGCGGTGTCGGGGTCGTGCTCGCGGTCCTCGGCACGGTGGTCGTGGTCGTCCTCGCCGTGGTCGGGATCCGGCTCGTCCTCACCGGCCCACCGAACCGGACGCTCTTCCGGCTGGTGATCGTCTCGTCACTGGTGCTCGTCGTGGAGCTCGGGTTCGCGGGCGCGCGACTGGTCGCCTGA
- a CDS encoding CoA pyrophosphatase has product MSARTELAGVARQDVAAAPADGSSSFRRAAVLILFGVLDRVPSTSSARDVAVSRDLDVLLLARATTLRAHPGQVAFPGGRVDPGDRDAVAAALREAREETGLDPSGVEVLGTLPAQPLDFSRHLVTPVIGWWRDPSPVRVVDVAESAAVFRVPVADLLDPAHRGVTVIRRDGREWRGPAFSVDTDSGTHVVWGFTAMLLDALFDRLGWTEPWDGERVVALPPT; this is encoded by the coding sequence GTGAGCGCGCGGACCGAACTCGCAGGGGTCGCCCGGCAGGACGTCGCCGCGGCGCCCGCGGACGGCAGCTCCTCGTTCCGACGTGCAGCGGTGCTCATCCTCTTCGGCGTGCTCGATCGCGTGCCGAGCACCAGCTCCGCGCGGGACGTCGCCGTCTCGCGCGACCTCGACGTGCTGCTGCTCGCCAGGGCCACCACGCTCCGTGCGCATCCGGGGCAGGTGGCGTTCCCCGGTGGACGCGTCGACCCCGGTGACCGTGACGCCGTGGCCGCTGCCCTCCGGGAAGCGCGGGAGGAGACGGGGCTCGACCCGTCCGGCGTCGAGGTCCTCGGTACCCTGCCCGCCCAGCCGCTGGACTTCTCGCGGCACCTGGTCACCCCGGTCATCGGGTGGTGGCGGGACCCGTCCCCGGTCCGGGTCGTCGACGTCGCGGAGTCGGCAGCGGTGTTCCGGGTCCCGGTCGCGGACCTGCTCGACCCGGCACACCGCGGTGTCACGGTGATCCGCCGCGACGGGCGCGAGTGGCGTGGGCCGGCCTTCAGCGTCGACACCGATTCGGGGACGCACGTGGTGTGGGGGTTCACCGCGATGCTGCTTGACGCGCTGTTCGACCGGCTCGGGTGGACGGAACCGTGGGACGGGGAACGGGTCGTCGCACTCCCGCCCACCTAG
- a CDS encoding DMT family transporter yields MNGILFVLVALTWGSSFLFMKIGLEGLSPQQVALGRVLLGAVTLVVILLATRRRWPRSPRLWGHLLVVAVFLNAIPSSLVAWAEQTVPSGLASIYNATTPIMVLLAMPLLLPSERLRGKQLVGVLLGIVGVLVLVGPWDLIGDPTVLATVPAQIALLGMTACYGFGLSYMRRFVAGSGHDAITLTTVQLTLGAGLMLLVAPFTALSPVQLDWRIVAAMVALGCVGTGLAYMWNTGLVQAWGAARASTVTYLTPVVGVVLGVLVLGERVRWNEPVGGVVILLGIALASGVVRWRRPVRTPQHA; encoded by the coding sequence ATGAACGGCATCCTGTTCGTGCTCGTCGCACTCACCTGGGGATCGAGCTTCCTCTTCATGAAGATCGGGCTCGAGGGACTCTCGCCGCAGCAGGTCGCGCTCGGACGGGTGCTCCTCGGTGCCGTGACGCTCGTCGTGATCCTCCTCGCCACGCGTCGTCGCTGGCCGCGGTCGCCCCGGCTCTGGGGCCACCTGCTCGTCGTCGCGGTGTTCCTCAACGCGATCCCGTCGTCCCTGGTGGCGTGGGCGGAGCAGACGGTGCCGAGCGGGCTCGCGAGCATCTACAACGCGACGACGCCCATCATGGTGCTGCTCGCGATGCCGTTGCTGCTGCCGTCCGAGCGACTCCGTGGCAAGCAGCTCGTCGGGGTGCTGCTCGGGATCGTCGGCGTGCTCGTCCTGGTCGGGCCGTGGGACCTCATCGGCGACCCGACGGTCCTTGCGACGGTGCCGGCCCAGATCGCCCTGCTCGGGATGACCGCCTGCTACGGCTTCGGGCTGTCCTACATGCGCCGGTTCGTCGCGGGCAGCGGCCACGACGCGATCACCCTCACGACCGTGCAGCTCACGCTGGGTGCGGGGCTGATGCTGCTGGTCGCGCCGTTCACGGCGCTCTCGCCGGTGCAGCTGGACTGGAGGATCGTGGCCGCGATGGTCGCACTGGGGTGCGTCGGCACGGGGCTGGCCTACATGTGGAACACCGGGCTCGTACAGGCGTGGGGCGCCGCCAGGGCGTCCACGGTCACGTACCTGACGCCCGTGGTCGGGGTGGTGCTCGGCGTCCTCGTGCTGGGGGAGCGGGTCCGGTGGAACGAGCCCGTCGGTGGCGTCGTCATCCTGCTCGGCATCGCCCTGGCGTCCGGGGTCGTGCGGTGGCGACGGCCGGTCCGGACACCGCAGCACGCATAG
- a CDS encoding LysR family transcriptional regulator, with amino-acid sequence MNITLAQLRALVATVDRGSFTLAAATLGIGQSAVSHAVAGLEREVGGQVLRRGGAAAPTPLGERLIGHARSVLASVDALEAVVRPGTARGTVRLAAVPTVCQGLLPRLRDLWAVTLPDVDVQVYEGDDDEMPEWLEAGTVDAAVLVDPVSVPDGAVVVARDEMAAVIRRDHPLADAAALTLDDLHEDGLVAGGGGCEHQIQRMHEIAGQPFRYAHRVREMSTMFGMIQRGEGVSVVPTLGRVMLPDDLVMVPTTPRLERTLVLSGPSSRPWHPLARALVDAV; translated from the coding sequence ATGAACATCACCCTCGCCCAGCTCCGCGCGCTCGTCGCCACGGTCGACCGCGGATCGTTCACCCTCGCCGCCGCGACGCTCGGGATCGGCCAGTCCGCCGTCTCGCACGCCGTCGCCGGTCTGGAGCGCGAGGTCGGTGGTCAGGTCCTCCGTCGCGGCGGCGCGGCCGCCCCCACACCGCTCGGGGAACGACTGATCGGTCACGCCCGCAGCGTGCTCGCCTCCGTCGACGCACTGGAGGCAGTGGTCCGGCCCGGTACGGCGCGCGGCACCGTGCGACTCGCGGCCGTCCCCACCGTCTGCCAGGGCCTGCTGCCGCGGCTCCGCGACCTGTGGGCGGTGACCCTGCCGGACGTCGACGTCCAGGTCTACGAGGGCGACGACGACGAGATGCCGGAGTGGCTCGAGGCGGGCACCGTCGACGCCGCCGTCCTCGTCGACCCGGTGTCCGTGCCCGACGGCGCGGTCGTCGTCGCGCGCGACGAGATGGCCGCCGTGATCCGACGCGACCACCCCCTCGCCGACGCAGCCGCCCTGACGCTCGACGACCTGCACGAGGACGGCCTGGTCGCCGGCGGCGGCGGGTGCGAGCACCAGATCCAGCGGATGCACGAGATCGCCGGGCAGCCGTTCCGCTACGCCCACCGGGTGCGGGAGATGAGCACGATGTTCGGCATGATCCAGCGCGGCGAGGGCGTGTCCGTCGTCCCGACGCTCGGGAGGGTGATGCTGCCGGACGACCTCGTGATGGTGCCGACGACGCCGAGGCTCGAGCGGACGCTGGTGCTGAGCGGTCCGTCGTCCCGGCCGTGGCACCCGCTGGCGAGGGCCCTCGTCGACGCGGTCTGA
- a CDS encoding fructosamine kinase family protein translates to MAETHVKTFTDPNEAAAEAAGLEWLAAAEESGGTRVARVLDRPSPTVLDLELISDGSPTKAQAERFGRSLAHTHASGAPHWGAPSPGFPSGVPLRMGRSGTPFVAAADAPATWGEFFAEYRIRDFVRRIVDRGGFDAGEAALLERVAQRVQDGEFSSPQPTLVGERPARLHGDLWAGNVLWPTDDSEPTGAVLIDANPHGGHAETDLALLGLFGLPRLETVLAGYDAESQLAPGWQERVELHQLAPLLLHVFLFGGSYKSATLRAASRYA, encoded by the coding sequence ATGGCCGAGACGCACGTGAAGACCTTCACCGATCCGAACGAGGCAGCAGCAGAAGCCGCGGGGCTCGAGTGGCTCGCCGCGGCAGAGGAGTCCGGCGGTACCCGCGTCGCCCGGGTCCTCGACCGGCCGAGCCCGACGGTGCTCGACCTGGAGCTGATCTCCGACGGCTCCCCGACGAAGGCGCAGGCGGAACGCTTCGGCCGCTCGCTCGCGCACACGCACGCGTCCGGCGCACCGCACTGGGGAGCGCCGTCGCCGGGGTTCCCGTCCGGTGTACCGCTGCGGATGGGCCGGTCCGGCACCCCGTTCGTCGCCGCCGCCGATGCCCCGGCCACGTGGGGCGAGTTCTTCGCGGAGTACCGCATCCGCGACTTCGTCCGGCGGATCGTCGACCGGGGCGGGTTCGACGCGGGCGAGGCTGCGCTGCTCGAGCGGGTCGCGCAACGCGTCCAGGACGGGGAGTTCTCATCGCCCCAGCCGACGCTCGTCGGTGAGCGGCCCGCGCGGCTGCACGGCGACCTCTGGGCGGGGAACGTGCTCTGGCCGACGGACGACTCCGAGCCGACGGGGGCCGTGCTCATCGACGCGAACCCGCACGGCGGGCACGCGGAGACGGACCTCGCGCTCCTCGGGCTGTTCGGGCTGCCGCGGCTCGAGACGGTGCTGGCGGGGTACGACGCCGAGTCGCAGCTGGCCCCGGGGTGGCAGGAACGCGTCGAGCTCCACCAGCTCGCCCCGCTGCTCCTGCACGTGTTCCTGTTCGGCGGGTCGTACAAGTCCGCCACACTTCGGGCCGCGTCCCGGTACGCCTGA
- a CDS encoding glycosyltransferase family 39 protein, which produces MTTYPIPVTDRRDRAHSGAQTRRRAVARLFLGEREDARWLRPAFWALLVVTAVVYLWNLSESGYANSFYAAAVQAGTKSWEAFFFGSLDSSNFITVDKPPASLWVMVLSARLFGFSSFSLLLPQALMAVGSVALVWGTVRRTLARLGSTTANVGALLAGFVVAATPAAALMFRFDNPDALLVLLMTAGAYCTVRALPTGSWRWIALAGVALGFAFLTKMLQGLLVLPAFGLVYLIAARTTWPKRIVGLLIAAGSLVVAAGWWVVAVWLWPADSRPYIGGSTNNTVLDLVFGYNGLGRIFGGSGNGGGGGGMTGGTAGSSFGGSTGLDRLFSSEMGLEISWLLPAALLALVLGLVVVGRRTIGDPVRAGLVLWGGWLIVTGLVFSYMSGTIHPYYTVALTPAIAGLVGTGGALLWNARNRMTGRLGLAGMIGITAFWGWCLLNENPTWLPWLRWVVLAGGLLSAVAIVVGSVPSLRKLVAVGVLAGTLFGLTGTTAYALATTTVAHSGSIPSVGPSGSSGGGMGGGGMPGGTGGPGGTPPGSTSGEMPEPPSGSSGEMPGGGAGTAPGGTQEGSGDGTGDAGSGTSLPSGDATGGGGEGASTSSALQKLLEATDTKWAAAVNGSQSAAQLELDTDTAVMAIGGWSSDPTPTLAEFKAYVADGKIAYYIASGNGGGMGGGSSTASAIQEWVAANYESTTVGGQTVYDLTSGK; this is translated from the coding sequence ATGACCACGTACCCGATCCCCGTGACCGATCGACGCGACCGTGCGCACTCGGGTGCGCAGACACGTCGGAGAGCCGTCGCCCGACTCTTCCTCGGCGAGCGCGAGGACGCCCGCTGGCTCCGGCCGGCCTTCTGGGCGCTCCTCGTCGTGACCGCCGTCGTGTACCTCTGGAACCTCAGCGAATCCGGGTACGCGAACTCGTTCTACGCCGCAGCTGTCCAGGCCGGCACGAAGTCGTGGGAGGCGTTCTTCTTCGGCTCCCTCGACTCGTCGAACTTCATCACCGTGGACAAGCCGCCGGCGTCGCTCTGGGTGATGGTCCTGTCCGCGAGGCTGTTCGGCTTCTCGTCCTTCAGCCTCCTGCTCCCCCAGGCCCTGATGGCCGTCGGGTCCGTCGCGCTGGTGTGGGGCACTGTCCGCCGGACCCTGGCGCGACTGGGGTCGACGACCGCGAACGTCGGCGCGCTGCTCGCCGGGTTCGTCGTCGCGGCCACACCGGCCGCGGCGCTGATGTTCCGCTTCGACAACCCGGACGCACTCCTCGTGCTGCTCATGACCGCCGGCGCGTACTGCACCGTCCGAGCGCTCCCGACGGGCAGCTGGCGGTGGATCGCGCTCGCCGGTGTCGCCCTCGGCTTCGCGTTCCTGACGAAGATGCTGCAGGGGCTCCTCGTCCTGCCGGCGTTCGGGCTCGTGTACCTGATCGCCGCACGGACCACGTGGCCGAAGCGCATCGTCGGCCTCCTCATCGCGGCCGGGTCCCTGGTCGTCGCCGCCGGCTGGTGGGTCGTCGCGGTGTGGCTGTGGCCCGCCGACTCCCGCCCCTACATCGGCGGCTCCACGAACAACACCGTCCTGGACCTGGTCTTCGGCTACAACGGGCTCGGCCGCATCTTCGGCGGCTCGGGCAACGGCGGTGGTGGCGGCGGGATGACCGGCGGCACCGCAGGCTCGTCGTTCGGCGGGTCGACCGGCCTGGACCGGCTGTTCTCGTCGGAGATGGGCCTCGAGATCTCCTGGCTGCTCCCCGCCGCGCTCCTCGCCCTCGTGCTCGGCCTGGTCGTGGTCGGACGCCGGACGATCGGCGACCCCGTCCGTGCCGGTCTCGTGCTCTGGGGCGGATGGCTCATCGTCACCGGGCTCGTGTTCTCGTACATGTCCGGCACGATCCACCCGTACTACACGGTCGCGCTCACCCCGGCGATCGCGGGCCTCGTCGGCACCGGCGGCGCGCTGCTCTGGAACGCCAGGAACCGGATGACCGGACGCCTGGGCCTCGCGGGCATGATCGGCATCACGGCGTTCTGGGGCTGGTGCCTGCTGAACGAGAACCCCACGTGGCTGCCGTGGCTCCGCTGGGTGGTGCTCGCCGGCGGGCTGCTGTCGGCCGTCGCGATCGTCGTCGGCAGCGTCCCGTCGCTCCGCAAGCTGGTCGCCGTCGGCGTCCTCGCCGGGACGCTCTTCGGGCTCACCGGCACCACCGCCTACGCGCTGGCCACCACCACGGTTGCGCACTCCGGCTCGATCCCGAGCGTCGGTCCGTCGGGATCGTCCGGTGGCGGGATGGGCGGCGGCGGCATGCCGGGAGGCACGGGTGGACCAGGCGGGACGCCCCCCGGCAGCACGTCCGGCGAGATGCCGGAACCGCCGAGCGGTTCCTCCGGCGAGATGCCGGGCGGGGGCGCCGGGACCGCGCCGGGCGGGACCCAGGAGGGTTCCGGAGACGGGACGGGCGATGCGGGATCGGGAACGAGCCTCCCGTCCGGTGACGCGACCGGTGGCGGAGGCGAGGGCGCATCGACGTCGTCGGCACTGCAGAAGCTGCTCGAAGCGACGGACACGAAGTGGGCCGCCGCCGTGAACGGGTCACAGTCCGCCGCGCAGCTGGAGCTCGACACCGACACCGCCGTGATGGCGATCGGCGGCTGGTCCAGCGACCCGACACCGACGCTCGCCGAGTTCAAGGCGTACGTCGCCGACGGGAAGATCGCTTACTACATCGCGTCCGGGAACGGCGGCGGCATGGGCGGCGGATCGTCCACGGCCAGCGCCATCCAGGAGTGGGTCGCGGCGAACTACGAGTCCACCACCGTCGGCGGACAGACCGTCTACGACCTGACGAGCGGGAAGTAG
- a CDS encoding response regulator transcription factor → MADRLLQRTDGSPVRALVVDDEHALADAVRLAFEADGWSVHAVHRGRDVLFAARDFQPDVIVLDVMLPDIDGFQVLDRLRDARDDVRVLFLTARDSSEDRLAGLTRGGDDYLTKPFGVAELLVRARILARTSARVASAPSGIVVGDMVLDEDARTVSRSGSPIELTPTEFELLRYLARNANRVLSREHILTNVWGMDFGSSSNLVDMYVSYLRKKLDVGRSPLVQTVRGAGYVLRP, encoded by the coding sequence ATGGCCGACCGACTGCTGCAGCGCACCGACGGGAGCCCCGTCCGTGCCCTCGTCGTGGACGACGAGCACGCGCTCGCCGATGCCGTCCGCCTCGCGTTCGAGGCGGACGGCTGGTCCGTGCACGCCGTGCACCGCGGCCGCGACGTGCTCTTCGCCGCGCGGGACTTCCAGCCGGACGTGATCGTGCTCGACGTGATGCTGCCGGACATCGACGGGTTCCAGGTGCTCGACCGGCTGCGGGACGCCCGTGACGACGTCCGGGTGCTGTTCCTCACCGCCAGGGACTCGTCCGAGGACCGGCTCGCCGGGCTCACCCGGGGCGGCGACGACTACCTCACGAAGCCGTTCGGGGTGGCGGAGCTCCTCGTCCGAGCGCGGATCCTGGCACGGACCTCGGCGCGGGTGGCATCCGCTCCGTCCGGCATCGTCGTGGGCGACATGGTGCTCGACGAGGACGCCAGGACCGTGAGCCGGTCCGGCTCCCCGATCGAGTTGACCCCGACCGAGTTCGAACTGCTGCGGTACCTCGCGCGGAACGCGAACCGGGTGCTGTCGCGGGAGCACATCCTGACGAACGTGTGGGGCATGGACTTCGGGTCGTCGTCGAACCTCGTGGACATGTACGTGTCGTACCTGCGGAAGAAGCTCGACGTCGGGCGCTCGCCGCTCGTGCAGACCGTGCGCGGCGCCGGGTACGTGTTGCGGCCGTGA